A region from the Bactrocera dorsalis isolate Fly_Bdor chromosome 1, ASM2337382v1, whole genome shotgun sequence genome encodes:
- the LOC105224414 gene encoding mitogen-activated protein kinase-binding protein 1 isoform X10 produces MFAPRNSSPVPLYGKEDVAAYEIKLKKVLGLTVCSNAALDVSPVSGLLAYPAGCTVVLFNAKRQTQAYLVNTSRKPFTSVAFSRCGRYVATGECGINPAIKVWELDSPNGNLEHTTGGNVVAEFFDHKYAVTCVAFSPTGKYLVSIGSQHDMIVNVFDWRSNQKMASNKISSKVSALSFAEDGSYFVTVGNRHVKYWYMEGGRRYKDPIPLMGRSAILGDLRDNDFCAVACGKDETKDRTYAITRQGHLVEFSSRRLLDKWVQCRTTSANCLTVNSRFILVGCAEAIIRIFNAATLEYVTTLPRTHYLGVDVAQGIHINHIMTVPPHAKYPDCVAMVYDEQRSKVSCVYNDHSLYIWDMRDIKRVGKSHSFLYHSTCIWGVETVPYNMERELSDTLPEESFVTCSSDDTIRVWGLDGCTNTENYRKNIYSKELLKIMYIDEEMNFIKDQDLSGDKNSNTAYDGRNGVRCIRISPELQHLASGDRCGNIRIYNLANTKLIMSIEAHESEVLCLEYSNEKIERKLLASASRDRLIHVFDVSQDYLLLQTLDDHSSSITSIRFVGSGLNFQMISCGADKSIMFRTFQGNIFLRGTNTSGKTTLYDMEVDSNAKHILTACQDRNIRVYGTQNAKHTKTFKGSHSDEGSLIKLSLDPSGIYVATSCTDKTLAVYDYYSNECMARMYGHSELVTGLKFTNDCRHLISASGDGCIFVWQVPHDMIVTMQARLSQQRLRSGHAPLPPRPGSIIATPEGIIVESPTHEMEDTATPHKFIASPSMFTEEPALTPGYKFSDVGQLPQWAKRKAAANADESVGVSIPGSTVSAMQSASSTSNLSSSPSQLGVGGVPRARGRWAQRGPFDPDDLRSNSESPLGTITSSVGGMGGVGGGVGVVVSGGGMGNTQTSDYNSASSKDIMYNQTYLSEDSSIDSGMETRRELKFIGSNNSGTVPTVTGSNGGTAPNRLAPEKRKPGLRFDPQSNEHDGDVEDISDGERTSSDHGMFYNNISPNTPTDFKVTAMNEDELRKSMRRQKFDKAGLTLPGNGSTHTASTGTGTGTSDTEDEGSTPSAENAERSLASTLGGSSESIPQAASSFLQAALPEGPGSMLERGSTNRRSISAKHNTENGKPVSSASTITKSFTSTKKDELLKVISEVKQQLENVGYRSLRGSHSISDLSLAGNMDNASRSAAAANRYAKTGNPKSLLPMPVEDSSMRRSCSLSDLHMGNLGKSGKSNGSQLKNPGVVYRNSTTTRSANKRNSLQLKSSAVGLGASSSSIGVLNQASDSENEDSNRGRSSGNNQNRSNGPTAANRQYANKNSNANNNRRKGLQPNFSNATPLQDDSSSEETPAGTSNSKPIVPPRPRNLTFDHKSKVLNSPNVMKQRGAFEAPEFGALDASDPKSQVHNVINNLYTTTQTVMQLHANLKNCEDSLMLKELENAVIMTQNMLTNITQNKNDKNNSQHSHAYTTTEQANLDNGDYLMMVNNCADLLSNFRMKHKLDDCENNS; encoded by the exons CTGCACTGTGGTCCTGTTCAATGCGAAACGACAAACACAGGCCTACCTGGTCAACACATCCCGCAAACCATTCACATCGGTCGCATTCTCACGCTGCGGCCGTTATGTCGCCACCGGCGAGTGTGGCATCAATCCCGCCATCAAAGTTTGGGAGCTAGACTCGCCGAATGGCAATCTCGAGCACACCACCGGCGGCAATGTGGTGGCGGAATTCTTCGATCACAAATATGCCGTCACATGTGTG GCCTTCTCACCCACCGGCAAGTACCTGGTATCGATTGGTTCACAACACGATATGATTGTGAATGTATTCGACTGGCGGTCGAATCAAAAGATGGCCTCAAATAAAATCAGCTCCAAAGTGTCGGCGCTAAGCTTTGCCGAGGATGGCAGCTACTTTGTCACAGTGGGCAATCGTCATGTCAAATACTGGTATATGGAGGGCGGACGCAGG TACAAGGATCCCATACCGTTGATGGGTCGCAGTGCCATATTGGGTGATTTGCGTGACAATGACTTCTGTGCGGTCGCCTGCGGCAAGGATGAGACTAAGGATCGCACATATGCCATTACCCGACAGGGTCATTTGGTTGAGTTCAGTTCACGCCGTTTGTTGGACAAGTGGGTGCAGTGTCGCACAACGAGTGCCAATTGTCTAACGGTGAATTCGCGCTTCATACTCGTCGGTTGTGCCGAAGCCATTATACGCATTTTTAATGCCGCCACATTGGAATATGTGACGACATTGCCGCGTACACATTATCTGGGTGTGGATGTGGCGCAAGGTATACATATCAATCACATCATGACCGTACCGCCGCATGCCAAATATCCGGATTGTGTGGCGATGGTTTATGATGAGCAGCGATCGAAG GTCAGTTGCGTGTACAATGATCATTCGCTCTATATTTGGGATATGCGGGATATAAAACGTGTGGGCAAATCGCACTCTTTTCTCTATCATTCCACCTGCATTTGGGGCGTGGAAACTGTGCCATACAATATGGAGCGCGAATTGTCGGATACACTGCCCGAAGAGTCGTTTGTCACGTGCTCCTCGGACGATACGATTCGCGTGTGGGGTCTTGATGGCTGCACAAACACGGAAAAttatcgtaaaaatatttactccaAGGAACTGTTGAAAATTATGTACATCGACGAAGAAATGAACTTTATCAAGGATCAAGATCTTTCGGGCGATAAAAACTCCAATACCGCCTATGACGGTCGCAATGGTGTACGCTGCATACGAATTAGTCCGGAGTTGCAGCATTTGGCCAGCGGCGATCGTTGCGGCAACATAAGAATCTATAATTTGGCGAACACAAAGTTAATCATGTCAATTGAGGCACACGAATCGGAAGTGCTGTGTCTTGAGTACTCGAATGAGAAGATCGAACGAAAGTTGTTGGCGAGCGCGAGTCGCGATCGTCTAATACACGTATTCGATGTATCACAAGATTACTTGCTGCTGCAGACATTGGACGATCACTCGTCCTCCATAACTTCGATCAGATTTGTGGGATCCGGTCTGAATTTCCAGATGATTTCTTGTGGTGCCGACAAGTCGATTATGTTCAGAACATTCCAG GGCAACATTTTCCTGCGCGGCACAAATACCTCCGGCAAAACAACGTTGTATGATATGGAAGTGGACTCAAATGCCAAACACATACTCACCGCCTGCCAGGATCGCAATATACGCGTCTATGGCACACAAAACGCCAAACACACAAAAACCTTCAAGGGTTCACACTCGGACGAGGGTAGTTTGATTAAGCTCAGCCTCGATCCCAGCGGCATTTATGTGGCCACCTCGTGCACAGATAAAACGCTTGCAGTCTACGATTACTATTCCAATGAGTGTATGGCACGCATGTATGGCCACAGTGAGTTGGTCACTGGGCTCAAATTTACCAACGACTGTCGCCATCTCATCTCGGCCAGCGGTGATGGCTGTATTTTTGTGTGGCAAGTGCCACACGATATGATTGTCACAATGCAAGCGCGTCTCTCGCAACAGCGACTACGTTCTGGTCATGCGCCATTACCACCCCGTCCCGGTTCAATTATAGCCACGCCGGAAGGCATCATAGTCGAGTCGCCAACACATGAAATGGAGGATACGGCAACGCCACACAAATTCATCGCATCGCCGTCAATGTTCACCGAAGAGCCGGCACTGACGCCGGGCTATAAATTTTCGGATGTGGGACAATTACCGCAGTGGGCGAAACGAAAGGCTGCGGCAAATGCTGATGAGAGCGTTGGCGTTTCCATACCTGGCTCAACCGTCTCCGCCATGCAGTCTGCCTCGTCAACATCCAATTTGAGTTCATCACCGAGTCAATTAGGTGTTGGTGGTGTGCCGCGTGCGCGTGGCCGTTGGGCACAACGTGGCCCATTCGATCCGGACGATCTGCGTTCAAATTCGGAAAGTCCTTTGGGCACTATAACCTCGAGCGTTGGTGGTATGGGCGGCGTGGGTGGTGGTGTTGGTGTCGTTGTGAGTGGCGGTGGTATGGGCAATACACAAACATCCGACTACAATAGCGCATCGTCCAAGGACATAATGTATAACCAGACTTACCTCAGTGAAGATTCGTCAATTGATTCGGGCATGGAAACGCGTCGCGAATTGAAATTCATTGGTAGCAATAATAGCGGTACAGTGCCAACGGTGACCGGCAGCAATGGTGGCACAGCGCCCAATCGCTTGGCGCCTGAGAAACGCAAGCCCGGTTTGCGTTTCGATCCACAATCCAATGAGCATGATGGCGATGTCGAGGATATTTCGGATGGCGAACGCACCAGTTCAGATCACGGCATGTTCTACAACAACATATCGCCCAACACGCCAAC TGACTTCAAAGTGACCGCCATGAATGAGGATGAACTGCGCAAGTCGATGCGTAGACAGAAATTCGATAAAGCTGGGCTGACGCTGCCCGGCAATGGCAGCACACACACCGCCAGCACTGGCACCGGCACCGGCACCTCGGACACCGAAGACGAAGGCTCAACACCGAGCGCTGAGAATGCCGAGCGTTCGCTGGCGTCCACCTTAGGCGGCAGCTCGGAGAGTATACCACAGGCGGCAAGCAGTTTCCTGCAGGCCGCCTTGCCCGAGGGTCCTGGCAGCATGCTAGAGCGTGGCAGCACAA ATCGACGCAGTATTAGTGCCAAACATAATACAGAGAACGGTAAACCTGTGTCCAGCGCGTCCACTATCACCAAGTCGTTCACCAGCACGAAGAAGGACGAGCTGCTGAAGGTGATCAGCGAAGTCAAGCAGCAATTGGAAAAC GTCGGCTATCGCTCGCTGCGTGGCAGTCACAGCATTTCGGATCTAAGTCTAGCGGGCAATATGGATAATGCGTCGAGATCGGCAGCCGCCGCTAACCGTTATGCGAAGACAG gcAATCCAAAGAGTCTGCTTCCAATGCCAGTCGAAGACTCCTCTATGCGGCGCTCTTGTTCGCTTAGCGACTTGCATATGGGAAATCTTGGCAAAT CGGGCAAGTCAAACGGTAGTCAATTGAAAAACCCCGGTGTGGTTTATCGCAACAGTACAACAACAAGATCGGCGAATAAGCGCAATAGTTTGCAGCTAAAGAGCTCTGCTGTCGGTTTGGGTGCATCGAGTTCATCCATTGGTGTGCTAAATCAAGCG AGCGATTCGGAAAACGAAGACAGCAATCGTGGCCGAAGCAGTGGTAACAACCAAAATCGCAGCAATGGACCCACGG CCGCCAATCGTCAGTATGCCAACAAGAATTCGAATGCCAACAACAATCGACGAAAAGGCTTACAGCCAAATTTCAGTAATG CCACGCCACTGCAAGATGACTCCAGCTCCGAAGAGACACCCGCCGGCACGTCCAATTCCAAACCAATAGTGCCACCACGCCCGCGCAATTTGACCTTCGATCACAAGAGCAAAGTGCTCAACAGTCCGAACGTGATGAAGCAGCGTGGCGCATTTGAGGCGCCTGAATTTGGCGCACTGGATGCCAGTGATC cgAAATCCCAAGTGCACAATGTGATCAACAATTTgtatacaacaacacaaacagtCATGCAACTGCATGCGAATCTGAAGAATTGTGAAGACTCACTGATGCTAAAGGAACTGGAGAACGCTGTGATCATGACACAAAACATGTTGACAAACATTACACAAAACAA AAACGACAAAAACAATTCACAACATAGTCACGCCTACACAACCACTGAACAGGCGAATCTAGACAACGGCGACTACCTAATGATGGTGAACAATTGCGCCGATCTTTTAAGCAATTTCCGTATGAAGCACAAACTCGATGACTGTGAGAATAACTCCTAG